One Pseudomonas entomophila genomic window carries:
- the murG gene encoding undecaprenyldiphospho-muramoylpentapeptide beta-N-acetylglucosaminyltransferase, whose amino-acid sequence MAADGKNVLIMAGGTGGHVFPALACAREFQARGYSVHWLGTPRGIENELVPQAGLPLHLIQVTGLRGKGKLSLLKAPFTLVKAVLQARRIVRELKPVCVIGFGGYVTGPGGVAAKLCGVPLVIHEQNARAGTANRLLVPLAARVCEAFPGTFEASDKLRTTGNPVRPELFMDAQRAPLAERRARLLVMGGSLGAEPLNKLLPKALSEVPASLRPEVFHQAGKNHAPTTAERYHEAGVEAQVEPFIKDMAHAYGWADMVVCRAGALTVSELAAAGLPSMLVPLPHAIDDHQTHNAQYLAREGAAFLMPQATTGAAQLAERLNEVLMQPEKLNTMAGTARRLAKPAATSTVVDICLEVAHG is encoded by the coding sequence ATGGCCGCTGACGGCAAGAACGTGTTGATCATGGCCGGCGGCACCGGGGGGCATGTGTTCCCGGCCCTGGCCTGTGCCCGCGAGTTCCAGGCCCGTGGCTACAGCGTGCACTGGCTGGGCACCCCGCGTGGTATCGAAAACGAGCTGGTGCCCCAGGCGGGGTTGCCGTTGCACCTGATCCAGGTCACCGGCCTGCGTGGCAAGGGCAAACTGTCGCTGCTCAAGGCGCCGTTCACCCTGGTCAAGGCGGTGCTGCAGGCGCGGCGCATCGTACGTGAACTCAAGCCGGTCTGCGTGATCGGCTTCGGTGGTTATGTGACCGGCCCCGGCGGCGTCGCCGCGAAGCTGTGCGGCGTGCCGCTGGTCATTCACGAGCAGAACGCCCGCGCCGGCACCGCCAACCGCCTGCTGGTGCCACTGGCGGCCCGCGTCTGCGAAGCGTTCCCGGGCACCTTCGAGGCCAGCGACAAGCTGCGTACCACCGGCAACCCGGTGCGCCCGGAGCTGTTCATGGATGCGCAGCGCGCGCCCCTGGCCGAACGCCGTGCGCGCCTGTTGGTCATGGGCGGCAGCCTGGGTGCGGAACCATTGAACAAATTGTTGCCTAAGGCCTTGTCCGAGGTGCCCGCGAGCCTGCGGCCAGAGGTGTTCCACCAGGCCGGCAAGAACCACGCGCCGACCACCGCCGAGCGTTATCACGAGGCGGGTGTCGAGGCTCAGGTAGAGCCGTTTATCAAAGACATGGCCCACGCCTATGGCTGGGCCGACATGGTGGTGTGCCGGGCCGGCGCCCTGACCGTCAGCGAGCTCGCGGCGGCGGGCTTGCCCTCGATGCTGGTGCCCTTGCCCCACGCGATCGACGACCACCAGACCCACAACGCCCAATATCTGGCTCGTGAAGGCGCCGCCTTCCTGATGCCGCAAGCGACAACTGGCGCAGCGCAGCTCGCTGAACGCCTGAACGAGGTGCTGATGCAACCCGAGAAACTCAACACCATGGCCGGCACCGCGCGTCGCCTGGCCAAACCTGCCGCAACCAGCACCGTGGTCGATATCTGCCTGGAGGTGGCCCATGGTTGA
- the ftsW gene encoding putative lipid II flippase FtsW, which produces MIFGILKPYPSPLISGRGIDLDFPLLAGCLALLGLGLVMITSASSEVAAVQSGNPLYHMIRHLVYVTLGLGAGVMTMMVPIATWQRMGFLMLIGAFGLLVLVLVPGIGREVNGSMRWIGFSFFNVQPSEIAKVFVVIYLAGYLVRRQTEVRESWMGFFKPFIVLLPMAGLLLMEPDFGATVVMMGAAAAMLFLGGVGLFRFSLMVVLAVISVVVLVQAQPYRMARLITFTDPWSDQFGSGYQLTQALIAFGRGEWLGVGLGNSVQKQFYLPEAHTDFVFSVLAEELGVVGSLLTIALFVFVTVRALYIGLWAEKAKQFFAAYMAFGLSFLWIGQFLINIGVNVGLLPTKGLTLPFLSYGGSSLVICCACVGLLLRIEWESRTHLGSEEHEFKESDFAEETSHGR; this is translated from the coding sequence ATGATCTTCGGCATCCTCAAACCCTACCCGTCGCCGCTGATCAGCGGCCGTGGCATCGACCTGGACTTCCCGCTGCTGGCCGGCTGCCTGGCGCTGCTCGGCCTGGGCCTGGTGATGATCACTTCGGCCTCCTCGGAAGTGGCCGCGGTGCAGTCGGGCAACCCGCTGTATCACATGATCCGTCACCTGGTGTACGTCACCCTCGGCCTGGGCGCCGGGGTGATGACCATGATGGTGCCGATCGCCACCTGGCAGCGCATGGGTTTCCTCATGCTGATCGGCGCCTTCGGCCTGCTCGTACTGGTGCTGGTACCGGGCATCGGCCGCGAGGTGAACGGTTCGATGCGCTGGATCGGCTTCAGCTTTTTCAACGTCCAGCCCTCCGAGATCGCCAAGGTCTTCGTGGTCATCTACCTGGCCGGCTATCTGGTGCGCCGGCAGACCGAGGTGCGCGAGAGCTGGATGGGCTTCTTCAAGCCGTTCATCGTGCTGTTGCCGATGGCGGGCCTGCTGCTGATGGAGCCGGACTTCGGTGCCACGGTGGTGATGATGGGCGCTGCGGCGGCCATGCTGTTCCTCGGTGGGGTGGGGCTGTTCCGCTTCTCGCTGATGGTGGTGCTGGCGGTCATTTCGGTGGTGGTCCTGGTCCAGGCCCAGCCTTACCGGATGGCGCGCCTGATCACGTTTACCGACCCCTGGTCCGACCAGTTCGGTTCCGGCTACCAGCTGACCCAGGCACTGATCGCCTTCGGCCGCGGCGAATGGCTGGGCGTGGGCCTGGGCAACAGCGTGCAGAAACAGTTCTACCTGCCCGAGGCGCACACCGACTTCGTGTTCTCGGTGCTGGCCGAGGAACTGGGCGTGGTCGGCTCGCTGCTGACCATCGCGCTGTTCGTCTTCGTCACGGTTCGTGCCCTGTACATCGGCCTGTGGGCGGAGAAGGCCAAGCAGTTCTTCGCCGCCTACATGGCCTTCGGCCTGTCGTTCCTGTGGATCGGCCAGTTCCTGATCAACATCGGCGTGAACGTCGGCCTGCTGCCCACCAAGGGCCTGACCCTGCCATTCCTCAGCTACGGGGGCAGTTCGCTGGTGATCTGCTGCGCCTGTGTGGGGCTGTTGCTACGGATCGAGTGGGAAAGCCGCACGCACCTGGGCAGCGAGGAACATGAATTCAAGGAGAGCGATTTTGCCGAGGAGACCAGCCATGGCCGCTGA
- the murD gene encoding UDP-N-acetylmuramoyl-L-alanine--D-glutamate ligase, whose translation MSLIASDQFRIVVGLGKSGMSLVRFLASRGIAFAVADTREQPPELDTLRRDYPQVEVRCGELDVDFLCRANELYVSPGLALATPALQQAAARGVTLSGDIELFARHAKAPIIAISGSNAKSTVTTLVGEMAAKAGKRVAVGGNLGTPALDLLDDSVELYVLELSSFQLETTDQLNAEVATVLNISEDHMDRYSGLPAYHLAKHRIFRGARQVVVNRQDALSRPLPVEGRPSWSFGLNAPDFKSFGLRDVDGEKYLAFEFQTLMPVRELKIRGAHNQSNALAALALGHAAGLPFEPMLEALREFKGLAHRCQWVRERNGVNWYDDSKATNVGAALAAIEGLGADIEGKLVLIAGGDGKGADFAALREPVARHCRAVVLLGRDAERLAETLGDAVPQVRVKTLDEAVQRCAELAQPGDAVLLSPACASLDMFKNFEERGRLFAQAAEGLA comes from the coding sequence GTGTCACTGATCGCTTCCGACCAATTCCGCATCGTTGTCGGCCTCGGCAAGAGCGGCATGTCCCTGGTTCGCTTCCTGGCGAGCCGGGGCATTGCCTTTGCGGTCGCCGACACCCGCGAGCAACCGCCGGAACTGGACACCCTGCGCCGTGACTACCCGCAGGTGGAAGTGCGTTGTGGCGAGTTGGACGTGGACTTCCTCTGCCGCGCCAACGAACTGTACGTGAGCCCCGGTCTGGCCCTGGCCACCCCGGCCCTGCAGCAGGCGGCGGCACGCGGCGTGACGCTGTCCGGTGATATCGAGCTGTTCGCCCGCCACGCAAAAGCGCCGATCATCGCGATCAGTGGCTCCAACGCCAAGAGCACCGTGACCACCCTGGTCGGCGAGATGGCCGCCAAGGCAGGCAAACGTGTGGCGGTGGGTGGCAACCTGGGCACGCCGGCGCTGGACCTGCTCGACGACAGCGTTGAGCTGTACGTGCTCGAATTGTCCAGCTTCCAGCTGGAGACCACCGACCAGCTCAACGCTGAAGTGGCCACCGTGCTGAACATCAGCGAAGACCACATGGATCGCTACAGCGGCCTGCCGGCCTATCACCTGGCCAAGCACCGGATCTTCCGCGGTGCCCGCCAGGTGGTGGTGAATCGCCAGGATGCCCTGAGCCGTCCGCTGCCGGTCGAAGGTCGCCCGAGCTGGAGCTTTGGTCTGAATGCGCCGGACTTCAAGTCCTTCGGTCTACGGGACGTCGACGGCGAGAAGTACCTGGCCTTCGAATTCCAGACGCTCATGCCGGTGCGTGAGTTGAAGATCCGTGGCGCCCACAACCAGAGCAATGCCCTGGCCGCGCTGGCCCTTGGTCATGCCGCCGGTCTGCCGTTCGAGCCCATGCTCGAGGCATTGCGCGAGTTCAAGGGCCTGGCCCATCGCTGCCAGTGGGTCCGTGAACGCAATGGCGTGAACTGGTACGACGATTCCAAGGCCACCAACGTCGGTGCCGCCTTGGCCGCCATCGAAGGCTTGGGTGCCGATATCGAGGGCAAGCTGGTGCTGATCGCCGGTGGCGATGGCAAGGGCGCAGACTTCGCCGCCTTGCGCGAGCCGGTGGCCCGGCATTGCCGCGCCGTGGTGCTGCTTGGCCGTGACGCCGAGCGCCTGGCCGAAACCTTGGGCGATGCCGTGCCGCAAGTGCGGGTCAAGACCCTCGACGAAGCCGTGCAACGCTGTGCCGAACTCGCCCAGCCAGGTGATGCAGTGCTGCTGTCACCTGCCTGCGCCAGCCTCGACATGTTCAAGAACTTCGAAGAACGCGGGCGCCTGTTCGCGCAGGCAGCGGAGGGGCTGGCATGA